A single window of Bradyrhizobium daqingense DNA harbors:
- a CDS encoding nuclear transport factor 2 family protein, with the protein MINRRDLALSTLAVSALALTAPALAASADEEAVAKKVEAFRLAQIAADPKALSALCAEELSYSHSSGKVEDKAAFIASATDGKSKFLSIEYKDPTIKVVGPAAIVRFHWLGEQEMAADGKKVSTNLHILMNWQKQGDEWKLLSRAATKL; encoded by the coding sequence ATGATCAACCGACGCGACCTGGCTCTCTCGACTCTTGCCGTCTCCGCGCTCGCTCTCACAGCACCGGCCCTCGCCGCCTCGGCAGACGAAGAGGCGGTGGCGAAAAAGGTGGAGGCCTTCCGCCTCGCCCAGATCGCGGCCGACCCGAAGGCGCTTAGCGCGCTGTGCGCGGAGGAACTGAGCTACAGCCATTCCAGCGGCAAGGTCGAGGACAAGGCGGCCTTCATCGCCAGCGCCACCGACGGCAAGTCGAAATTCCTCTCGATCGAATACAAGGATCCGACCATCAAGGTCGTCGGTCCGGCTGCGATCGTTCGCTTCCACTGGCTCGGCGAACAGGAGATGGCGGCCGATGGGAAAAAAGTATCCACCAACCTTCACATCCTGATGAACTGGCAGAAGCAGGGCGACGAGTGGAAGCTGCTCTCGCGTGCCGCGACGAAATTGTAG
- a CDS encoding acyl-CoA thioesterase yields the protein MSDHATTAPSGDLCIRTLAMPADTNANGDIFGGWLLSQMDVGGGVFASKVAKSRTVTVAIEAMNFRKAVYVGDLVSVYANLVRVGRTSLTVHLEAWALRRGEQYPFLVTDGNFTYVSIDEHGRPQAVRATDTTIAT from the coding sequence ATGAGCGACCACGCCACGACCGCGCCGAGCGGCGATCTCTGCATCCGCACGCTGGCGATGCCTGCCGACACCAACGCCAACGGCGACATCTTCGGCGGCTGGCTGCTCAGCCAGATGGACGTCGGTGGCGGTGTATTCGCCTCGAAGGTCGCGAAGTCCCGCACGGTGACGGTCGCGATCGAGGCGATGAACTTTCGCAAGGCGGTCTATGTCGGCGATCTCGTCTCTGTTTACGCCAATCTCGTGCGCGTCGGCCGCACCTCGCTCACCGTGCATCTGGAAGCCTGGGCGCTTCGTCGCGGCGAGCAGTATCCGTTCCTCGTCACCGACGGCAACTTCACCTACGTCTCGATCGACGAGCATGGCCGCCCACAGGCGGTCCGTGCGACGGACACGACGATCGCGACGTAG
- a CDS encoding 3-hydroxyacyl-CoA dehydrogenase NAD-binding domain-containing protein: MDSKIMTALADRVLTLGPPPAPDSPYKHFKLTRDEDGVAWLLFDRADTSANTLSSDVMEEFDAVLAAIETERPAGLVIRSAKPSGFIAGADVNEFRGASDPGMVETRIRAAHAVVDHLEALKLPTVAVIHGFCLGGGLEVALACQSRIAIEGARFGFPEVMLGLHPGLGGTARFTALVNPVQSMALMLTGRTVDARRAKSLGLADTVTQERHVQGAVKDALFGRLKRAKPGLMTRAANLGLVRGLLAKRMRSEAAKAASREHYPAPYALIDLWETHGGSKAAMLKAEQASFAKLMVTPTAQNLIRVFFLREQMKKAAGSGNTIKHVHVIGAGAMGGDIAAWCAGQGLRVSLADMKAEPIAGAVKRANELYGKIIRRRTEVRDALDRLIPDMGGEGVRNADLIIEAVPEKLELKQKVYAGVEPRMKPGAILATNTSSIPLQDLRTTLARPERLVGLHFFNPVSRLQLVEVVSHDGNVAEVLKEALAFVGAIDRLPLPVKSSPGFLVNRALTPYMLEAMVMLDEKIDQRLIDAAAEQFGMPMGPIELADQVGLDICLDVGDMLRTKFGDLLPPTPAWLREKVAKGELGRKTGKGFYTWKDGKAEKAQLPETGPRVTDQMIDRLVLPISNVCVAALREGIVDDADAVDGAMIFGTGYAPFRGGPLNYARTRGVENVGSTLRGLAERFGDRFAPDPGWHSFK, encoded by the coding sequence ATGGATTCCAAGATCATGACCGCACTCGCCGATCGCGTGCTGACGCTCGGGCCCCCTCCCGCCCCCGACAGCCCCTATAAGCACTTTAAGCTGACGCGCGATGAGGACGGCGTCGCCTGGCTGCTGTTCGACCGCGCCGACACCAGTGCCAACACGTTGTCCTCGGACGTGATGGAGGAGTTCGATGCCGTACTCGCGGCGATCGAGACTGAGCGCCCGGCCGGCCTCGTGATCCGCTCGGCAAAGCCGTCCGGCTTCATCGCCGGCGCGGATGTCAACGAATTCCGCGGCGCGTCCGATCCCGGTATGGTGGAGACGCGGATCCGTGCCGCGCATGCGGTGGTCGATCATCTCGAAGCCTTGAAGCTACCGACGGTCGCGGTCATCCACGGCTTCTGCCTCGGCGGCGGGCTCGAGGTCGCGCTGGCCTGCCAGTCGCGCATCGCCATCGAGGGCGCGCGCTTCGGCTTCCCGGAGGTGATGCTCGGTCTGCATCCCGGCCTCGGCGGCACCGCGCGTTTCACCGCGCTGGTCAATCCGGTCCAGTCGATGGCGCTGATGCTGACCGGCCGCACCGTTGATGCACGCCGTGCCAAATCGCTCGGCCTCGCCGACACCGTGACGCAGGAGCGCCACGTCCAGGGTGCGGTGAAGGATGCGCTGTTCGGACGCCTGAAGCGGGCCAAGCCCGGGCTGATGACGCGTGCCGCCAATCTCGGACTGGTGCGTGGATTGCTCGCCAAGCGCATGCGCTCGGAGGCGGCGAAGGCTGCGTCCCGCGAGCACTATCCCGCGCCCTATGCACTGATTGATCTCTGGGAGACACACGGCGGCAGCAAGGCTGCGATGCTGAAGGCCGAGCAGGCCTCGTTCGCCAAGCTGATGGTGACGCCGACCGCGCAGAACCTGATCCGCGTCTTCTTCCTGCGCGAGCAGATGAAGAAGGCGGCCGGCAGCGGCAACACCATTAAGCATGTCCACGTCATCGGCGCCGGCGCCATGGGCGGCGACATCGCGGCGTGGTGTGCGGGGCAAGGCTTGCGCGTCTCGCTCGCCGACATGAAAGCCGAGCCGATCGCGGGCGCGGTCAAGCGCGCCAATGAGCTCTACGGCAAGATCATCCGCAGGCGGACCGAGGTGCGCGATGCGCTCGATCGCCTCATCCCTGACATGGGCGGGGAGGGCGTGCGTAATGCCGATCTCATCATCGAGGCGGTCCCTGAGAAGCTGGAGCTGAAGCAGAAGGTCTATGCTGGGGTCGAGCCGCGGATGAAGCCGGGGGCGATCCTCGCCACCAACACGTCGAGCATCCCGCTGCAGGATCTGCGCACGACGCTGGCGCGGCCGGAGCGGCTGGTCGGCCTGCATTTCTTCAATCCGGTATCGCGGCTGCAACTGGTCGAGGTCGTCAGTCATGACGGCAATGTCGCTGAGGTGCTGAAGGAGGCGCTCGCCTTCGTCGGCGCGATCGACCGCCTGCCGCTGCCCGTGAAGAGCTCGCCCGGCTTCCTCGTCAACCGCGCGCTGACGCCGTACATGCTGGAAGCGATGGTGATGCTGGACGAGAAGATCGACCAGCGCCTGATCGATGCCGCGGCCGAGCAGTTCGGCATGCCGATGGGGCCGATCGAGCTGGCCGACCAGGTCGGGCTCGACATCTGTCTCGACGTCGGCGACATGCTGCGCACCAAGTTCGGGGACCTCTTGCCGCCGACGCCGGCCTGGCTGCGGGAGAAGGTCGCCAAGGGCGAGCTCGGCCGCAAGACCGGCAAAGGCTTTTACACCTGGAAGGACGGCAAGGCGGAGAAGGCGCAGTTGCCCGAGACGGGGCCGCGCGTCACGGACCAGATGATCGACCGTCTGGTGCTGCCGATCTCCAATGTCTGCGTCGCGGCGCTGCGCGAGGGCATCGTGGACGATGCCGACGCGGTCGACGGCGCCATGATCTTCGGCACCGGTTATGCACCGTTCCGCGGCGGGCCGCTCAACTATGCGCGCACGCGCGGCGTGGAAAATGTCGGATCCACTTTGCGCGGACTGGCCGAGCGATTCGGCGATCGCTTCGCGCCCGATCCGGGCTGGCACAGTTTCAAGTGA
- a CDS encoding acetyl-CoA C-acetyltransferase has product MARPVFIVDGSRTPFLKARSGPGPFTPVDLAVQCGRPLLARQPFSPDSFDQVILGCVNVIADEMNPARVAALRLGMGEDMVAFTVQINCGSGMQSIDTAYRYIREGHADMILAGGTEALSHAPLVWPNSGVRWFAGLATAKGVAAKLAAAFKLRPRDLKPIIGLERGLTDPVTELNMGQTAEVVGHLFGITRAQSDAYAAESHRRLAHAQAEGFLKGEVETAFSRDGKYFDHDDGVRPDSTAETLAKLRPVFERPWGQVTAGNSSQITDGASWVILASDAAVAKHKLTPKAAIVDSNWAALDPSIMGLGPVMSTTPLLARNGLTIKEVVTWELNEAFATQVLGCLAAWNDDKFCREILGLDGAAGEIDRERLNVDGGAISLGHPVGTSGNRIVLHLVNAMKRLGTRRGVATECIGGGLGGAMLIEAV; this is encoded by the coding sequence ATGGCACGACCGGTTTTCATCGTCGACGGCAGCAGGACGCCGTTCCTGAAGGCACGCTCAGGACCCGGGCCGTTCACGCCGGTCGATCTCGCCGTGCAATGCGGCCGGCCGCTGCTGGCGCGCCAGCCGTTCTCGCCTGACAGCTTCGACCAGGTCATCCTCGGCTGCGTTAACGTGATCGCCGACGAGATGAACCCGGCCCGTGTCGCCGCGCTGCGGCTCGGCATGGGCGAGGATATGGTCGCCTTTACGGTCCAGATCAATTGCGGCTCCGGCATGCAGTCGATCGACACCGCCTACCGCTACATCCGCGAGGGCCATGCGGACATGATCCTTGCCGGCGGCACCGAGGCGCTCAGCCATGCCCCGCTGGTCTGGCCCAACTCCGGCGTTCGATGGTTTGCCGGCCTTGCCACCGCCAAGGGCGTGGCGGCCAAGCTCGCGGCTGCCTTCAAGTTGCGCCCCCGCGATCTGAAGCCGATCATCGGCCTCGAGCGCGGGCTGACCGATCCCGTCACCGAGCTGAATATGGGGCAGACCGCCGAGGTCGTCGGCCATCTCTTCGGCATCACGCGCGCACAATCCGATGCCTACGCGGCCGAAAGCCATCGCCGGCTCGCGCATGCGCAAGCCGAAGGTTTTCTGAAAGGCGAGGTCGAGACCGCGTTCTCCCGCGATGGCAAGTACTTCGACCACGATGACGGCGTGCGCCCGGACTCGACGGCGGAGACGCTGGCAAAGCTCCGGCCGGTGTTCGAGCGGCCCTGGGGGCAGGTCACCGCCGGCAATTCCTCGCAGATCACCGACGGCGCATCCTGGGTGATCCTGGCCTCCGACGCTGCGGTCGCAAAGCACAAGCTCACGCCGAAGGCTGCGATCGTCGACAGCAACTGGGCGGCGCTCGATCCCAGCATCATGGGATTGGGTCCGGTGATGTCGACGACTCCGCTGCTTGCGCGCAACGGCCTCACCATCAAGGAGGTCGTGACCTGGGAGCTGAATGAGGCTTTCGCCACGCAGGTGCTCGGCTGCCTTGCGGCGTGGAACGACGATAAATTCTGCCGAGAGATCCTCGGGCTCGACGGCGCGGCCGGCGAGATCGACCGCGAGAGGCTGAACGTCGATGGCGGCGCCATCTCGCTCGGTCACCCCGTCGGCACCTCCGGCAACCGCATCGTGCTGCATCTCGTCAACGCGATGAAGCGGCTCGGCACCCGGCGCGGCGTCGCCACCGAATGCATCGGTGGCGGGCTCGGCGGCGCCATGCTGATCGAGGCGGTGTGA
- a CDS encoding acyl-CoA dehydrogenase: MSFRRDKITKPIFSWARGVLPAMSDTEREALEAGDVWWDADLFTGNPDWSKLLKVPQARLTEEEQAFLNGPVDELCAMLDEWKIFWEWRDLPPDVWHFVKREKFFGMIIPKEFGGLGFSPYAHSEVVRKISTRSIAAAVTVMVPNSLGPGELLMRFGTTEQQARWLPRLADGRDIPCFGLTSPEAGSDAASMVDTGVICKGEFEGREVVGLRLNWHKRYITLGPVATLLGLAFKAYDPDHLVGGQEELGITVALIPTNLPGVEIGQRHLPSMQVFQNGPNWGRDVFIPLDYVIGGKERLGQGWKMLMTALAAGRGISLPSLSAAGAAYAARTTGAYARIREQFGISISKFEGVEEPLARIVATAYQLDAARRLTCAALNAGIHPAVISGIMKLHATERMRTAIDDAMDIHGGKAVIDGPQNYLGNLHRAVPVGITVEGANILTRNLIVFGQGAIRAHPFLLDEMNALADTDRERGLTAFDKAFWKHVGHSFRTLFRAFGRSWTFGAFATAPDAGDATPFYRQLSRYSAAFALCADMALLTLGGALKRREMLSARFGDILSELYLLSAALKRWQDEGRQKEDFAALEWCMATGFKTIENRLAEILANLPNRFVAGFLKLVVQPFGARVLGPSDRIVHQCAGIVLEPSAARERLTPDLALLDDDGGFARLERAFKLVAATDAITKPMRAAQLRDWKEAVTKGVITQAEGEQLAAARAAVTGVIEVDDFAPEALSPIYKKSGDVHQFFQELGEQRAAS; encoded by the coding sequence ATGAGCTTCCGCCGCGACAAAATCACGAAGCCGATCTTCTCCTGGGCACGCGGCGTGCTGCCGGCGATGTCCGACACCGAGCGCGAGGCGCTGGAGGCCGGTGACGTCTGGTGGGATGCCGATCTCTTCACCGGCAATCCTGACTGGTCGAAGCTTCTGAAGGTGCCGCAGGCGAGGCTGACTGAGGAGGAGCAGGCCTTCCTCAATGGCCCCGTCGACGAGCTCTGCGCCATGCTTGACGAGTGGAAGATCTTCTGGGAATGGCGCGACCTGCCGCCGGATGTCTGGCACTTCGTCAAGCGCGAGAAATTCTTCGGCATGATCATCCCGAAGGAGTTCGGCGGCCTCGGCTTCTCGCCCTATGCCCATTCGGAAGTCGTCCGCAAGATCTCGACGCGCTCGATCGCGGCGGCGGTCACGGTGATGGTGCCAAACTCGCTCGGGCCCGGCGAGCTTCTGATGCGGTTCGGCACGACGGAGCAGCAGGCGCGCTGGCTGCCGCGGCTCGCCGACGGCCGCGACATTCCCTGCTTCGGCCTCACCAGCCCCGAGGCGGGGTCAGATGCCGCCTCGATGGTCGACACCGGCGTCATCTGCAAGGGCGAGTTCGAGGGCCGCGAGGTCGTCGGCCTCCGGCTCAACTGGCACAAGCGTTACATCACGCTCGGCCCGGTCGCGACGCTGCTGGGTCTCGCCTTCAAGGCCTATGATCCCGATCATCTCGTGGGGGGCCAGGAAGAGCTCGGCATCACGGTCGCGCTGATCCCGACCAATCTGCCCGGCGTCGAGATCGGCCAGCGCCATCTGCCGTCGATGCAGGTGTTCCAGAACGGCCCAAACTGGGGCCGTGATGTCTTCATTCCGCTCGATTATGTCATCGGCGGCAAGGAACGGCTGGGGCAGGGCTGGAAGATGCTGATGACGGCGCTCGCCGCCGGCCGCGGCATCTCGCTGCCGTCGCTCTCTGCGGCCGGCGCCGCCTATGCCGCGCGCACCACCGGCGCCTATGCCCGCATTCGCGAGCAGTTCGGCATCTCCATCTCCAAGTTCGAAGGTGTCGAGGAGCCGCTCGCGCGCATCGTCGCGACCGCCTACCAGCTCGATGCCGCACGGCGGCTGACCTGCGCGGCGCTCAATGCCGGCATTCATCCTGCCGTCATCTCCGGCATCATGAAGCTGCACGCCACCGAGCGCATGCGCACCGCGATCGACGATGCCATGGACATCCATGGCGGTAAGGCCGTGATCGACGGCCCGCAAAACTATCTCGGTAATCTCCATCGCGCCGTGCCGGTCGGCATCACCGTCGAAGGCGCCAACATCCTGACCCGCAATCTCATCGTGTTCGGGCAGGGCGCCATCCGCGCGCATCCCTTTCTGCTCGACGAGATGAACGCGCTCGCCGATACCGATCGCGAGCGCGGGCTCACCGCGTTCGACAAGGCATTCTGGAAGCACGTCGGCCACAGCTTCCGGACTCTGTTCCGCGCCTTCGGCCGAAGCTGGACCTTTGGTGCCTTTGCAACGGCACCCGACGCGGGCGATGCCACGCCATTCTATCGTCAGCTCTCGCGATACTCCGCCGCCTTCGCGCTCTGCGCCGACATGGCGCTGCTGACGCTCGGCGGTGCGCTCAAGCGCAGGGAGATGCTGTCGGCGCGGTTTGGCGACATTCTTTCCGAGCTCTATCTGCTCTCGGCGGCACTGAAGCGCTGGCAGGACGAGGGGCGGCAGAAAGAGGATTTCGCCGCGCTGGAATGGTGCATGGCGACAGGCTTCAAAACGATCGAGAACCGGCTTGCCGAAATCCTCGCCAATCTGCCGAACCGCTTCGTTGCCGGCTTCCTCAAGCTGGTCGTCCAGCCGTTCGGCGCCCGCGTGCTCGGCCCGTCCGACCGCATCGTGCATCAATGCGCCGGCATCGTGCTGGAGCCCTCGGCGGCGCGCGAGCGTCTTACGCCGGACCTCGCTCTTCTCGATGACGACGGCGGCTTTGCCCGGCTGGAGCGCGCGTTCAAGCTGGTCGCGGCCACCGACGCCATCACCAAGCCCATGCGCGCTGCGCAGTTGCGCGACTGGAAGGAGGCGGTGACCAAGGGCGTGATCACGCAGGCCGAGGGCGAGCAGCTCGCGGCGGCCCGCGCAGCCGTCACTGGAGTCATCGAAGTCGATGATTTTGCGCCGGAGGCGCTGTCCCCGATTTACAAGAAATCCGGCGACGTGCATCAGTTCTTCCAGGAACTCGGTGAACAGAGGGCGGCGAGCTGA
- a CDS encoding flavin reductase family protein, whose product MTDKDLYFYEPSKGHGLKHDPFNAIIAPRPIGWISSRDTRGHVNLAPYSFFNAFCYVPPIIGFSSTNWKDTVSNMEQTREFVWNLTTMDLAKHMNATAAHVAPEVDEFEVAGLTAVPGKLVNVPRVAESPVAFECKVSDIVRLKGADGKEADAWLTLGEVVAVHIDRAMIKDGVYQTAAARPIVRAGRRGDYFEIKPENMFEMVRPD is encoded by the coding sequence GTGACCGACAAAGACCTGTACTTCTACGAGCCCTCCAAGGGCCACGGCCTCAAGCACGACCCCTTCAACGCCATCATCGCGCCGCGGCCGATCGGCTGGATCTCCTCGCGCGATACCAGGGGCCACGTCAACCTCGCGCCCTACAGCTTCTTCAATGCGTTCTGCTACGTGCCGCCGATCATCGGGTTCTCCTCCACCAACTGGAAGGACACGGTCTCGAACATGGAGCAGACGCGGGAGTTCGTCTGGAATCTCACCACCATGGATCTCGCCAAGCACATGAACGCGACCGCCGCGCATGTCGCGCCTGAGGTCGACGAGTTCGAGGTCGCGGGCCTCACCGCGGTGCCCGGCAAGCTCGTCAACGTGCCGCGCGTGGCCGAGAGCCCGGTGGCCTTCGAATGCAAGGTGTCCGACATCGTCCGCCTCAAGGGCGCCGACGGCAAGGAGGCCGACGCCTGGCTGACGCTGGGCGAGGTCGTCGCCGTCCACATCGACAGGGCCATGATCAAGGACGGCGTCTATCAGACCGCCGCCGCCCGTCCGATCGTCCGCGCCGGCCGTCGCGGCGACTATTTCGAGATCAAGCCGGAAAACATGTTCGAGATGGTGCGGCCGGATTAG
- a CDS encoding TetR/AcrR family transcriptional regulator → MALISEHIEVDTRDRILEVAERLFRQIGYQKTTVGDIAKELRMSPANVYRFFESKKAIHQAVARSLMGEVELEAQRIVARPGPVLDRFRELLTTINRMNTERYVGDNKLHEMVEIAMQEDWDVCVTHMECVAGMIGQMIAQGVASGEFEAPDLQLAALCSCTAMMRFFHPQMIAQCATKPGPNIDQMIDFVIAGLSPRH, encoded by the coding sequence ATGGCCCTTATTTCGGAACATATCGAAGTCGACACCCGGGATCGTATCCTCGAGGTGGCCGAGCGGCTGTTCCGCCAGATCGGCTACCAGAAGACCACGGTCGGCGACATCGCCAAGGAGCTCAGGATGAGCCCCGCCAATGTCTATCGCTTCTTCGAATCGAAGAAGGCGATCCATCAGGCGGTGGCGCGCTCGCTGATGGGCGAGGTCGAGCTGGAGGCGCAGCGGATCGTGGCACGGCCCGGTCCGGTGCTGGATCGCTTCCGCGAGCTGCTCACCACCATCAATCGCATGAACACCGAGCGCTATGTCGGCGACAATAAGCTGCATGAGATGGTCGAGATCGCCATGCAGGAGGACTGGGACGTCTGCGTCACCCACATGGAATGTGTCGCCGGCATGATCGGCCAGATGATCGCGCAAGGCGTGGCCTCCGGGGAGTTCGAGGCACCCGACCTGCAACTGGCCGCGCTCTGCTCGTGCACGGCGATGATGCGCTTCTTTCACCCCCAGATGATCGCCCAGTGCGCCACCAAGCCGGGCCCGAACATCGACCAGATGATCGATTTCGTCATCGCGGGTCTGTCCCCGCGCCACTGA
- a CDS encoding efflux RND transporter permease subunit has translation MKRFNLSAWAVSHPTLVLFLMIILGVAGYFSYEKLGRAEDPFFTVKVVNVSVMWPGATAQEIQTQVADPIEKKIQELPYFEKVQTYSKPGFTALQVTFRDNTPPKDVPYLFYLLRKKLVDVQGQLPSGILGPVVNDEFSDVDSILYMMTGDGADYAQLKKVSEGFRQRLLKVPGVTKVDVYGNQDERIFVEFSHAKLATLGITPQALFDSLAKQNNVTPAGTVETSSQRVPLRVTGALDGAKAVAETPVESNGRVFRLGDIATVTHGYVDPPSFVVRQEGKPAIGIGVVTAKGANILELGKEVEKATADFMKAVPQGIDVKLIADQPKVVEHAVGEFVHSFMEALVIVLFVSFLALGWRTGIVVALSVPLVLGIVFIVMNTMSLDLHRITLGALIIALGLLVDDAIIAVEMMVVKMEQGWDRMRAASFAWESTAFPMLTGTLVTAAGFLPIGFANSAVGEYAGSIFWIVAIALVASWFVAVIFTPYIGVKLLPEMKAHHNHDPHAVYETRMYRGLRAIVQWCVNHRITVVVATVGVFAASIVGFGQVQQQFFPLSERPELFLQLRLPEGTAFNVTEKAAKKAETLLKDDKDIETYTAYVGQGSPRFWLGLNPQLPNEAFAEIVIVAKGVEARERIKAKIENAAAEGFLSEARVRVDRFNFGPPVGFPVQFRVIGPDANKVREIAYQVRDVMRQNKSVKDVQLDWNEQSPYLKLVVDQDRARAMGLTPQDVSQALSMLISGAQVTTVRDGIEKVGVVARAIPSERLDLGGVGDLTITSRNGVAVPLQQIAKIEYAHEEPIMWRRNRDMAITVRSDVVDGVQAPDVTGQITPKLKPIIDHLEPAYRIEPGGAFEESAKGNASIFILFPVMVMVMLTLLMIQLQSFSRLILVFLTAPLGIVGASLGLNVANAPFGFVALLGLIALAGMIMRNTVILVDQIETDVSHGMTRREAIVEATVRRARPVVLTALAAILAMIPLSRSAFWGPMAITIMGGLFVATFLTLLYLPGLYALWFRKSLDEAGTPEQPAAPQHGSDDQHAIPLAEAAE, from the coding sequence ATGAAGCGCTTCAACCTTTCGGCCTGGGCCGTCAGCCATCCGACGCTGGTGCTCTTCTTGATGATCATACTCGGTGTCGCTGGCTACTTCTCCTATGAGAAGCTCGGGCGCGCCGAGGATCCGTTCTTCACGGTGAAGGTGGTCAACGTCTCCGTGATGTGGCCCGGCGCGACCGCGCAGGAGATTCAGACCCAGGTCGCCGATCCCATCGAGAAGAAGATCCAGGAGCTGCCTTATTTCGAGAAGGTGCAGACCTATTCCAAGCCCGGCTTCACCGCGCTCCAGGTGACCTTTCGCGACAACACCCCGCCGAAGGATGTGCCTTATCTCTTTTATCTGCTGCGCAAGAAGCTGGTCGACGTGCAGGGCCAGTTGCCCTCCGGCATCCTCGGGCCCGTCGTCAACGACGAGTTCTCCGACGTCGATTCCATCCTCTACATGATGACAGGCGACGGCGCCGACTATGCCCAGCTCAAGAAGGTCTCCGAAGGCTTCCGCCAGCGCCTCTTGAAGGTTCCCGGTGTGACCAAGGTCGACGTCTACGGCAACCAGGACGAGCGCATCTTCGTCGAGTTCAGCCACGCCAAGCTCGCCACGCTCGGCATCACGCCGCAGGCGCTGTTCGATTCGCTGGCCAAGCAGAACAACGTCACGCCGGCCGGCACGGTCGAGACTTCCTCGCAACGCGTGCCGCTGCGCGTCACCGGCGCGCTCGACGGCGCCAAGGCGGTCGCGGAGACCCCGGTCGAGAGCAATGGCCGCGTGTTCCGCCTGGGGGATATCGCCACCGTCACCCACGGCTATGTCGATCCGCCGAGCTTCGTCGTCCGTCAGGAAGGCAAGCCCGCCATCGGCATCGGCGTCGTCACGGCCAAGGGTGCCAACATCCTCGAGCTCGGCAAGGAGGTCGAGAAGGCCACCGCCGACTTCATGAAGGCGGTGCCGCAGGGTATCGACGTCAAGCTGATCGCCGACCAGCCCAAGGTGGTCGAGCACGCCGTCGGCGAGTTCGTGCATTCCTTCATGGAAGCGCTCGTCATCGTGCTGTTCGTCTCGTTCCTGGCGCTCGGCTGGCGCACCGGCATCGTGGTCGCGCTGTCGGTGCCGCTGGTGCTCGGCATCGTCTTCATCGTCATGAACACGATGTCGCTCGACCTGCACCGCATCACGTTAGGTGCGCTGATCATCGCGCTCGGCCTGCTCGTCGACGACGCCATCATCGCGGTCGAGATGATGGTGGTGAAGATGGAGCAGGGCTGGGACCGCATGCGTGCGGCGTCCTTTGCCTGGGAATCAACTGCGTTTCCGATGCTCACGGGAACGCTGGTCACGGCCGCTGGCTTCCTCCCCATCGGCTTTGCCAATTCGGCGGTCGGCGAATATGCCGGCAGCATCTTCTGGATCGTGGCGATCGCGCTGGTCGCCTCCTGGTTCGTGGCGGTGATCTTCACGCCCTATATCGGCGTCAAGCTGCTGCCGGAGATGAAGGCGCACCACAACCACGATCCGCACGCGGTTTACGAGACCCGCATGTACAGGGGATTGCGCGCCATCGTGCAATGGTGCGTCAACCACCGCATCACCGTGGTGGTCGCGACCGTCGGCGTCTTCGCCGCCTCCATCGTCGGCTTCGGCCAGGTCCAGCAGCAGTTCTTCCCGCTGTCGGAGCGGCCCGAGCTGTTCCTCCAGCTGCGCCTGCCGGAAGGCACCGCCTTCAACGTCACCGAGAAGGCTGCGAAGAAGGCCGAGACGCTGCTCAAGGACGACAAGGACATCGAGACCTACACCGCCTATGTCGGCCAGGGTTCGCCGCGGTTCTGGCTTGGCCTCAACCCGCAGCTGCCGAACGAGGCCTTCGCCGAGATCGTCATCGTCGCCAAGGGCGTCGAGGCGCGCGAGCGCATCAAGGCCAAGATCGAGAACGCGGCTGCCGAGGGCTTCCTGTCCGAGGCGCGCGTGCGCGTCGACCGCTTCAATTTCGGCCCGCCGGTCGGCTTCCCCGTCCAGTTCCGCGTGATCGGCCCCGACGCCAACAAGGTGCGCGAGATCGCCTACCAGGTTCGCGACGTCATGCGCCAGAACAAGAGCGTCAAGGACGTCCAGCTCGACTGGAACGAGCAGTCGCCTTACCTCAAGCTCGTCGTCGACCAGGACCGTGCCCGCGCCATGGGCCTGACACCGCAGGACGTCTCGCAGGCGCTGTCCATGTTAATCTCCGGCGCGCAGGTCACGACCGTGCGCGACGGCATCGAGAAGGTCGGCGTGGTTGCCCGTGCGATCCCGTCCGAACGCCTCGACCTCGGCGGTGTCGGCGATCTCACCATCACCTCGCGCAACGGCGTCGCCGTGCCGCTCCAGCAGATCGCCAAGATCGAATATGCGCACGAGGAGCCGATCATGTGGCGGCGTAACCGCGACATGGCGATCACCGTGCGCTCCGACGTCGTCGACGGCGTGCAGGCGCCTGACGTCACGGGCCAGATCACGCCGAAGCTGAAGCCGATCATTGATCATCTCGAGCCGGCCTACCGGATCGAGCCGGGCGGCGCCTTCGAGGAATCCGCCAAGGGCAATGCCTCGATCTTCATCCTCTTCCCGGTGATGGTCATGGTGATGCTGACGCTGCTGATGATCCAGCTGCAGAGCTTCTCGCGCCTGATCCTGGTGTTCCTGACCGCGCCGCTCGGCATCGTCGGCGCCTCGCTCGGCCTCAACGTCGCCAATGCCCCGTTCGGTTTCGTGGCGCTGCTCGGCCTGATCGCGCTCGCCGGCATGATCATGCGCAACACCGTCATCCTGGTCGACCAGATCGAGACCGACGTCTCCCATGGCATGACCCGCCGCGAGGCGATCGTGGAGGCGACGGTCCGTCGCGCCAGACCGGTGGTGCTGACGGCGCTGGCCGCGATCCTCGCCATGATCCCGCTGTCGCGCTCGGCCTTCTGGGGCCCGATGGCGATCACCATCATGGGCGGCTTGTTCGTGGCGACCTTCCTGACGCTGCTGTACCTGCCGGGCCTCTACGCCCTGTGGTTCAGGAAGAGCCTGGATGAGGCGGGGACGCCCGAGCAGCCTGCCGCGCCGCAGCATGGGAGCGATGACCAGCACGCAATTCCGCTTGCCGAAGCGGCTGAATAG